One genomic region from Amycolatopsis sp. FBCC-B4732 encodes:
- a CDS encoding cytochrome P450, giving the protein MTGPTDDTRAARTAPPGPPRRATLRLLKQLFTDRLALMGDNAEAYGDVVRIAIGPKAMYLVNHPDLAKHVLADNAANYHKGIGLQEARRALGDGLLTSDGETWRKQRRTIQPVFQPKRISRQAGIVATQVEALIERLAAHDGPVEILHEMTGLTLGVLGRTLLDAELGGYETLGHSFEAVQDQAMFEAVTLSMVPQWVPLKKQLHFRTAREDLRRIADELVDERLANPVENGEDVLSRLIASGSGDGASRERMRDELITLLLAGHETTASTLGWAFHLIDEHPEVGERLHAEAVEVLGDRLPEHEDLRRLTFTVAVVEEVMRLYPPVWLLPRIAQADDEIGGYHVPAGSDVVVVPYTLHRHPEFWTDAERFDPDRFTGAERPPRYAYLPFGAGPRFCIGNSLGVMEAVFVLAMAARDLQLRKVPGKVVDPEAMLSLRVRGGLPMTVHRRERTRRAEAA; this is encoded by the coding sequence ATGACGGGTCCCACGGACGACACCCGGGCGGCGCGCACCGCGCCGCCCGGGCCGCCGCGCCGAGCGACGCTCCGGTTGCTGAAGCAGCTCTTCACCGACCGGCTCGCGCTCATGGGCGACAACGCCGAGGCCTACGGCGACGTCGTCCGCATCGCCATCGGACCGAAGGCGATGTACCTGGTGAACCACCCGGACCTGGCGAAGCACGTGCTCGCGGACAACGCGGCGAACTACCACAAGGGCATCGGCCTGCAGGAGGCCCGCCGGGCCCTCGGCGACGGCCTGCTCACCAGCGACGGGGAGACCTGGCGCAAGCAGCGCCGGACGATCCAGCCGGTGTTCCAGCCCAAGCGGATCTCGCGGCAGGCGGGCATCGTCGCCACGCAGGTCGAGGCGCTGATCGAGCGGCTCGCCGCGCACGACGGGCCGGTCGAGATCCTGCACGAGATGACCGGGCTGACCCTCGGCGTGCTCGGCAGGACGCTGCTCGACGCCGAGCTGGGCGGGTACGAAACGCTCGGCCACTCGTTCGAGGCCGTGCAGGACCAGGCCATGTTCGAGGCGGTCACGCTGAGCATGGTCCCGCAGTGGGTGCCGCTCAAGAAGCAGCTGCACTTCCGGACCGCGCGGGAGGACCTGCGCCGAATCGCGGACGAGCTGGTCGACGAACGACTCGCGAACCCGGTCGAGAACGGCGAGGACGTGCTGTCCCGGCTCATCGCGTCGGGTTCGGGCGACGGCGCGTCGCGCGAACGCATGCGCGACGAGCTGATCACCCTGCTGCTCGCCGGCCACGAGACCACCGCGAGCACGCTGGGCTGGGCGTTCCACCTGATCGACGAGCACCCGGAGGTCGGCGAGCGGCTGCACGCCGAAGCCGTCGAGGTGCTCGGCGACCGGCTGCCCGAGCACGAAGACCTGCGGCGGCTCACGTTCACCGTCGCGGTGGTCGAAGAGGTCATGCGGCTCTACCCGCCGGTGTGGCTGCTGCCGCGGATCGCCCAGGCCGACGACGAGATCGGCGGGTACCACGTGCCGGCCGGCTCCGACGTCGTCGTGGTGCCCTACACGCTGCACCGGCACCCCGAGTTCTGGACCGACGCCGAACGCTTCGACCCGGACCGGTTCACCGGCGCGGAGCGGCCGCCGCGGTACGCCTACCTGCCCTTCGGGGCCGGGCCGAGGTTCTGCATCGGCAACAGCCTCGGCGTGATGGAGGCGGTGTTCGTGCTGGCGATGGCGGCGCGGGACCTGCAGCTGCGGAAGGTGCCGGGCAAGGTCGTCGACCCCGAAGCGATGCTCTCGCTGCGGGTGCGCGGCGGGCTGCCGATGACCGTGCACCGCCGGGAGCGGACGCGGCGCGCCGAAGCCGCCTGA
- a CDS encoding DUF5987 family protein, producing MTLEAYADTIVPGEKRYPEDRAIAGAAPGPGSVAAGALELLNFDATGVTAGLPYLAQSLNDHAKAYAGEVELELDHDVAPFVALPYEHRRELVHRLTTPGHPEKDGWVSLALFCNMAFDSAAHKHTAEAIREGHPGLLALGYTAPDADGFWRFPKYGYGRKLAELHPDTTPSGSPA from the coding sequence ATGACTCTCGAGGCCTACGCGGACACGATCGTGCCCGGGGAGAAGCGGTACCCCGAAGACCGCGCGATCGCCGGGGCCGCGCCCGGGCCCGGTTCGGTCGCCGCGGGCGCGCTCGAGCTGCTGAACTTCGACGCGACCGGCGTCACGGCCGGCCTGCCCTACCTCGCGCAGTCGCTCAACGACCACGCGAAGGCGTACGCGGGGGAGGTGGAGCTGGAGCTCGACCACGACGTCGCGCCGTTCGTCGCGCTGCCCTACGAGCACCGCCGCGAGCTGGTGCACCGGCTGACCACGCCGGGGCACCCGGAGAAGGACGGCTGGGTCAGCCTCGCGCTGTTCTGCAACATGGCCTTCGACAGCGCCGCGCACAAGCACACCGCCGAGGCCATCCGCGAGGGCCACCCCGGCCTGCTGGCGCTGGGCTACACCGCGCCGGACGCGGACGGGTTCTGGCGGTTCCCGAAGTACGGCTACGGCCGCAAGCTGGCCGAGCTCCACCCCGACACCACGCCCTCCGGGAGCCCCGCATGA
- a CDS encoding GMC family oxidoreductase, translating into MSAIEKTDVVIVGSGFGGSIPAYHLAAGGAKVTVLERGPWLAAADFEHDYLLGSSYTRAFDFVVGDGMSVLGGNCVGGGSVVYFAAMPRAPRFVFERHGSIGRRMWPSVISRDSLEPWYDRVDESIPVSKQDWSDVSYAGGLWAAACNHSGRTANPAPVAVDNDTCVNCNFMMAGCKFDAKRSMLTNYLPAALSHGAEIRPLHEVERLERTEDGSYRVHFDIVDEEDYRVHTGTGVIEAKVVIIAAGAGATPVILQRSEAALGEMPHGVGRYFSGNGERLNTAIIDEDRVREVLGLSREDGPVYSANHIGKGPTVANWDKLDGSLPEYERYSLEQLYFPPGLGTILAQVPGGEEPRWYGAEKKEILKQWANWLTIFLMTEDDNEGVFGTPPPTGNAYRISQQMLGRGPLRYDPTENTRRGWALADADCKAIIEKDGLAKVSPWTNDVVGAYTVHPLASCRIGDDAATSALHPNHELRNHPGIFVTDSASVPGALTVNPAMTIAALAERSIPGIVRELQSRGVDVKYGAPSPDGSITGRRAVSKLDLVAGN; encoded by the coding sequence ATGAGCGCCATCGAGAAGACCGACGTCGTCATCGTCGGCAGCGGTTTCGGCGGTTCGATCCCGGCCTACCACCTCGCCGCCGGCGGGGCTAAGGTGACCGTGCTGGAGCGCGGGCCGTGGCTGGCCGCGGCCGACTTCGAGCACGACTACCTGCTCGGCTCGTCCTACACCCGCGCGTTCGACTTCGTCGTCGGCGACGGGATGAGCGTGCTGGGCGGCAACTGCGTCGGCGGCGGCAGCGTGGTGTACTTCGCCGCGATGCCGCGCGCGCCGCGGTTCGTCTTCGAGCGCCACGGCAGCATCGGGCGCCGGATGTGGCCGTCGGTCATCTCCCGCGACAGCCTGGAGCCGTGGTACGACCGCGTCGACGAGTCGATCCCGGTGTCCAAACAGGACTGGAGCGACGTCTCCTACGCCGGTGGCCTGTGGGCGGCGGCCTGCAACCACTCGGGCCGCACGGCCAACCCGGCGCCGGTCGCGGTGGACAACGACACCTGCGTCAACTGCAACTTCATGATGGCGGGCTGCAAGTTCGACGCCAAGCGGTCGATGCTGACGAACTACCTGCCCGCGGCCCTGTCCCACGGCGCCGAGATCCGGCCGCTGCACGAGGTCGAACGGCTCGAGCGCACCGAGGACGGCAGCTACCGCGTCCACTTCGACATCGTGGACGAAGAGGACTACCGGGTGCACACCGGCACCGGCGTGATCGAGGCGAAGGTCGTCATCATCGCCGCCGGTGCCGGCGCGACCCCGGTCATCCTGCAGCGGTCGGAGGCGGCGCTGGGCGAGATGCCGCACGGCGTCGGCCGCTACTTCTCCGGCAACGGCGAGCGGCTCAACACCGCGATCATCGACGAGGACCGCGTCCGCGAGGTGCTCGGACTGTCCCGTGAGGACGGTCCGGTCTACTCGGCCAACCACATCGGCAAGGGCCCGACGGTCGCGAACTGGGACAAGCTCGACGGATCGCTGCCGGAGTACGAGCGGTACTCGCTGGAGCAGCTGTACTTCCCGCCGGGCCTGGGCACCATCCTCGCGCAGGTGCCCGGCGGCGAGGAGCCGCGCTGGTACGGGGCGGAGAAGAAGGAAATCCTGAAGCAGTGGGCCAACTGGCTCACGATCTTCTTGATGACCGAGGACGACAACGAAGGCGTCTTCGGCACGCCGCCGCCGACCGGCAACGCGTACCGGATCTCCCAGCAGATGCTCGGCCGCGGCCCGCTGCGCTACGACCCGACGGAGAACACCCGCCGGGGCTGGGCACTGGCCGACGCCGACTGCAAGGCGATCATCGAGAAGGACGGCCTGGCCAAGGTTTCGCCGTGGACCAACGACGTCGTCGGGGCGTACACGGTGCACCCGCTGGCGTCCTGCCGGATCGGCGACGACGCGGCGACGTCCGCGCTGCACCCGAACCACGAGCTGCGCAACCACCCGGGCATCTTCGTGACCGACAGCGCGTCGGTGCCGGGTGCGCTGACGGTCAACCCGGCGATGACCATCGCGGCACTGGCCGAGCGCTCGATCCCGGGCATCGTGCGGGAGCTGCAGTCGCGCGGGGTCGACGTGAAGTACGGCGCGCCGTCCCCGGACGGCTCGATCACCGGGCGGCGCGCGGTGTCCAAACTGGACCTGGTCGCGGGCAACTGA
- a CDS encoding carboxymuconolactone decarboxylase family protein, protein MAPGLVRIALRRTLRDVKYVEVVRPGRARGLVKDVYRQVERDFGMLAPPMALHSPSPEVLAAAWVVLRESLVAGGTASRAGKEVVAAAVSAANDCPYCVEVHGMALGSLGDPAAAAAIEAGDVGAIPDRDTRALAAWARGEGPLPADVPDGAAAEFTAVAVAFHYLNRVVSVFLGPSPLPESVPPQARAKAKAVLGFLLKPGAPPPAGRALELLPAAAGDGPGWALPGDTLPDAFARAEAAVAAAGERSVPFRVRELVRREVKAWDGKPPGLSRAWGEPVLAELPAGERAAGRLALLTAKAAYQVGADDVAAVGASDRGLVELVSWAAFTAAVAAGERLPVRPPREDPAGRRG, encoded by the coding sequence ATGGCTCCGGGTTTGGTCAGGATCGCGCTGCGGCGGACGCTGCGGGACGTGAAGTACGTCGAGGTCGTGCGCCCGGGGCGGGCGCGGGGGCTCGTCAAGGACGTGTACCGGCAGGTCGAGCGGGACTTCGGGATGCTCGCGCCGCCGATGGCGCTGCACTCGCCTTCGCCGGAGGTGCTCGCCGCGGCCTGGGTCGTGCTGCGGGAGTCGCTCGTGGCCGGCGGGACCGCGAGCCGCGCCGGCAAGGAAGTCGTCGCGGCCGCCGTTTCCGCGGCCAACGACTGCCCCTACTGCGTCGAGGTGCACGGGATGGCGCTCGGGTCGCTGGGGGATCCCGCGGCCGCGGCGGCCATCGAGGCCGGGGACGTCGGGGCCATCCCGGACCGCGACACGCGGGCGCTGGCGGCCTGGGCGCGGGGCGAGGGTCCGCTGCCCGCGGACGTCCCCGACGGCGCCGCCGCCGAGTTCACCGCGGTCGCCGTCGCCTTCCACTACCTCAACCGGGTGGTGAGCGTGTTCCTCGGCCCTTCGCCGCTGCCGGAGAGCGTTCCGCCGCAGGCGCGCGCGAAAGCCAAGGCGGTACTGGGCTTCCTGCTCAAGCCGGGTGCGCCGCCGCCGGCCGGGCGGGCGCTGGAACTGCTGCCCGCCGCGGCCGGGGACGGGCCGGGCTGGGCACTTCCGGGGGACACGCTGCCGGACGCCTTCGCGCGCGCCGAGGCGGCCGTGGCGGCCGCCGGTGAGCGCTCGGTGCCGTTCCGGGTGCGGGAGCTCGTCCGGCGGGAAGTCAAGGCGTGGGACGGGAAACCGCCGGGGCTGAGCCGGGCCTGGGGCGAGCCGGTGCTCGCCGAGCTGCCTGCCGGAGAACGGGCTGCCGGACGGCTGGCGCTGCTCACCGCCAAGGCCGCGTACCAGGTCGGGGCCGACGACGTCGCCGCCGTCGGCGCGTCCGATCGCGGCCTGGTGGAGCTGGTGTCGTGGGCCGCTTTCACCGCGGCCGTGGCGGCCGGCGAGCGCCTGCCGGTCCGCCCGCCAAGAGAAGACCCTGCAGGTCGGCGCGGGTGA
- a CDS encoding TIGR03084 family metal-binding protein, which yields MTDTTGVIADLTAEAAEVDALVAGLSEAEWDTPTPAPGWPVRHQIGHLAFIFRIAGLSAAQPEAFVAMTKSLKGGFEAAVNAALEDYVHDPAEVLLTRWRAERDAGIKALAAVPGDQLVPWLVNPLPPYVLACAGMMEAFGHGQDIADALGVRRERTDRIKHLVGFAVRVRDFGYEARNLKPPAEEFRFELTAPSGALWTFGPEDATQRVSGSAADFCLLVTRRRHRYDLDVRAQGTLADQWLDIAQAYRGPAGQGRKPGQFDA from the coding sequence GTGACTGACACCACGGGCGTGATCGCCGACCTGACCGCCGAGGCCGCCGAGGTGGACGCGCTCGTCGCCGGCCTTTCCGAAGCGGAGTGGGACACCCCCACGCCCGCGCCCGGCTGGCCGGTCCGGCACCAGATCGGGCACCTCGCCTTCATCTTCCGCATCGCCGGCCTCTCGGCCGCGCAGCCGGAAGCCTTCGTCGCCATGACGAAGTCGCTCAAGGGCGGCTTCGAGGCCGCGGTGAACGCCGCGCTGGAGGACTACGTCCACGACCCGGCCGAGGTCCTGCTGACCCGCTGGCGCGCCGAGCGGGACGCCGGCATCAAGGCCCTCGCGGCCGTGCCCGGTGACCAGCTGGTGCCGTGGCTGGTCAACCCGCTGCCGCCGTACGTGCTGGCGTGCGCCGGGATGATGGAGGCCTTCGGCCACGGCCAGGACATCGCCGACGCGCTCGGCGTGCGCCGCGAGCGGACCGACCGGATCAAGCACCTGGTCGGGTTCGCCGTGCGCGTGCGGGACTTCGGTTACGAGGCGCGGAACCTGAAGCCGCCGGCCGAGGAGTTCCGGTTCGAGCTCACCGCGCCCTCGGGCGCGCTCTGGACGTTCGGGCCCGAGGACGCGACCCAGCGGGTCAGCGGCAGCGCGGCGGACTTCTGCCTGCTGGTGACCCGGCGGCGGCACCGCTACGACCTCGACGTGCGGGCGCAGGGCACGCTGGCGGACCAGTGGCTCGACATCGCCCAGGCTTACCGCGGGCCGGCCGGCCAGGGCCGCAAGCCCGGCCAGTTCGACGCCTGA